In Calypte anna isolate BGI_N300 chromosome 5, bCalAnn1_v1.p, whole genome shotgun sequence, the sequence GGTGGTATCAGAATTGTACCCGGGGGGTGAGGGTAtagaagggggggggaaagcagAATGGCCCCTGGGGGGGTATTgaggggggggggtttgggttACCTGAGAGTAGAGGTAACTGTAAGGAGCGACTCGtgtatatacatttatttatgtcTATATTTTACAACATAAAGACAAACAGCAGCCCGCAGAGAGagattttcatttcaaacagggaaagaatgaaaaaatcaataaatttgCTCAGCCCCCCCCTCAACTCAGGAGCATCGCTGGGAAAAACATTGGATTTCTGTCACTCAGAGGTGCAAAAGTTACCCCAAAACACCTCTGGGGGGGAGCCTGCTCAGTGCCTTTTCCACCTCCCCTCCCAAAATACTTTATAACCTGCTCcttttttattccctgtttctcttttatccctagtttctattttttcccagctccttttTAATTCCTGGCTCCTTTTATATTCTCAGATCCCTTTTTATTCTCAGCTGATTCTTTTATTCACAGCTCCTGTTGTATTCCcatcttcttttttattcccagacgattcattttcatttccagcgtttttctttttattattcccAGATTCCTTTTTCATTCCTGGCTCCTTTTTTATCCCTGGCTCCTTTCATATTCTCAgattcttttttattctcaggtgattctttctttttattcccagCTCCTATTTTATTCCCAACTTCTGTTTTATTCCCAGATGATTCTTTTTCATTCCCACCTCCTTTTTTCCATTCCCAACACCTTTCTTTTACCCAcaccttctcttttctccccattttttaCCTCCCCACCACCCTGACCTCCAAAGCCCCACGGAGTCTCCCCAGCACCCGGGGGGTCGGGTCAGAGGATGGGTGAGGGTCCACCCCATCCCCCAGCTGTGCCCTGGGGCTGAGGGGTAATGAGGGGGGGGTCAGCTCTAAACAGGAGTGGGGTcactggggagggggctcagtGTTGGGTAGGGGGGCAGGGAACTGGGGCTTTGGAGTTTTGGGGTGAGAGCAGAGAATAAAGGGCCAAATCTGCTCCAAAAAAAGGGTCCCGGTGCCCCCCCAGCCACTGCTTGTCCCTTGGTGAGGGTGattcccagcacctccagggctgAAGGAGGAGTGAGGGTCTTGCCCCTCACCCCAGCGTGGCCCCAGCTGGAGCCGGGGGtctcctctgcagccccctcctctgGGGTAAGGCACGGAGGGCTCTGGGGTCCTGTCCTGGCACTCGCCCTCGCTCAGCGCGACATCATCCGCACAAACTCTGCCGGGGGCGAGGGGGAAAAGACATCCAAAACATCCCCGATATTCCCAAGGAGGGGGACACAGGACGTTCCCCAAGCCCACCCAACCCTTCTCCTACCTTCAAAGTCCACCAGCCCGTCCCCGTTGATGTCCACGTCCTTGAGGATCTCGTCCACCTCCCGGTGGTtgagctgctgccccagcagcttCCTCATGGCCTCCCGCAGCTCTGCCATGCTGATCTGCCCGTCCCCGTTGGTGTCAAACTGTCACACCCGTGGTGGTCACAAGTCAGACGAGGCCACCCCGGCAGACTGCCCGCGCCTGCGCCgtccccactgtcccctccATGTCCCCcgtccctgtccctgtccccctcaCCTCACGGAAAGCGTCACGCAACTCCTTGATCCCGATCATGTCCGCCGTCTCCGCCAGCATCTTGGGACCCATCAGATCCACAAAATCATCAAAATCCACCTTACCCCCGGCTGCGGGAGAGGCAGATGTCACCAAGNNNNNNNNNNNNNNNNNNNNNNNNNNNNNNNNNNNNNNNNNNNNNNNNNNNNNNNNNNNNNNNNNNNNNNNNNNNNNNNNNNNNNNNNNNNNNNNNNNNNCCATTTAAGGGCTGGGATCCCATTTAAGGGCTGGGATCCCATTTAAGGGCTGGGATCCCATTTAAGGGCTGGGATCCCATTTAAGAGTTGGGATCCCATTTAAGGGCTGGGATCCCATTTAAGGGCTGCGATCCCATTTAAGGGCTGGGATCCCATTTAAGGGCTGGGATCCCATTTAAGGGCTGGGATCCCATTTAAGGGTTGGGATCCCATTTAAGGGCTGGGATCCCATTTAAGGGCTGCAAACCCTTTTAGATTAGGATCCCAATTTCAGTGTTGTGAACCCATTTTACGGTTGCGACCCCCTTTTAGGATCAGGATCCCAATTTTAGTGTTGTGACCCCCTTTTAGGATCAGGATCCCCATTTTAGGTTTGTGCCCCCATTTTAGGGCCAGGCCCCCCCCTCCGGGCTGTACCTGCAGGTCTCTGGGTGGTGTCCCCGGGGCGTTCTCCTTTCTCCTTGGGGGGGGGCTGAGCAGGACCCTCGTTTTTCCTCTCGGCGTTCcgctctccttcctcttcctcctccccgtCAGGGAATTCCCACTGCGACTCTCCCGAGCGCTCGTTAACATAGAAATAGCGTCTATGCTCCCTAAATcacaggagagagaagggggggcTTTAGATTCTCCCCCCCGACCACCTCACACACCACTCCCAGGTGGGCCTGGCCCACGACAGCTCTGTGCTCTCGCAGGGGAAAGACCCTCTTGTTGCTGCTCTCCCAAACaacttggaggaaaaaacagccCCGAGCTGGCTGGCTCAAagctcaatttattttttttttttctgtagtgtatttttttgtggtttttttcctgttctctttttgttttgcactTGCTGGCTGAGTGAACTGTCGCCCTGAACAaaaccccctcccctcctcctctctctctcctcaagAGGGAGGGGGCTGCGAAaagccagcaggcagcagagcgACGTCCAACACTCAAACCTTGGGGGAACTTTTCAGCCGAGGGGTGGCCAAAAAGTCACCCCCCCACCACACTGAGAATGAGGCAACGGGGGAACAGCCCGACGGAGGCAAGAGGCTGCCCCCCTACCCCGTGGTTGGAGGTCGCTTTTATGATACTCTCGGGTGTCAAAAACACACACAGTGAATGCTAGAGAGAGGGAGCGGATCTGggagctgaaaaacaaaagagcaaagatttcaaacaacagaaaaaccaagCCAGAgtcaaaaccaaataaaacgaaaagacaaagaaatgttTGGGTCTGAcctgctggcaggagacagaaaTCTTGTTCTTCGTTCCGGCGGGCTGGTGGGGTTTGTCCTTTGGCAGAGCTGTTGGTCAGAAGAGTTGATCCAGAGATCCTGCAAAGTTCACAGAGCTCTCGCATGCGCGACCCCCCAGGCCCGCCCTCCGCAGCGCTTTGCTTCCACCAGCTCTGTCCAGTCAGGGATCATCTGCAGCTCCGTCTCCAAGCGCTGAGCGCTCCGTTtgcatcctcctccttctcctcctccagcaggtttattttattttatatttgtattttttaaatcatttatgtatttatttatttagggtGCCAGTGCCGGGCTGGTttctctgcctgccccagcaccGCTACCACCGAAGCCGCTCTCAGTCTCCCGGGGATACAAAACGGCGCCAACGGTCTCGTCGGGTTGGTGGGTTGATGGTCACAAATCATGTCTGAGATGTCAGAGGATGAAAGGTGAGGAAAGGTAGGAGAGGGCGTACCTGTCCCAGTGGCAGGACCAGCCTTTAGGGGTGGCGTTTATTTCGTATTGTTTTAGCTGTTCGGCTGCATCTTGGAGTTTGCGTTTGAGGTAGTTTCCATTGAGAGCACCTTCCCTCCAGTCTGCAATGCGGGTCTAGAGGGCAAGAACCAGGGGGAAGGGGAACCACTGAGGGGAGCTGCCACAGGACACCAGCTCCAGaaaaaggttttgggtttttgtttggtttttttttatcccttcaTGGCACCAGGACTCAAGGGGAGGtgctgaggaaaaggaaggggcTGAGAGGATCTGAGAATCCGCTTCGGAACAGAAGGCGAAGGCTTTGGTTACCTCTGTCTGCAACAGCAACAGGTGGAAGTTGGAGATAGATTGTCTGTTGATTCCCAGGAATTCCAGCTTACTGGTCAGAGTGTTTGCCAGCTCTCCAATCTGAAACTgccagggaagaaaagggaagagtcAAAGAGGTGCCCATGGGGAGCGTTCCCGGGCGGCCGCCGCTGCAGCCTTTTCCCCCGGCGAACAGGATTTGGGATCTGTCACCCTgaagggctctgtcaccctgaAGGGCTCTGTCACCCCTGTTACCCACCCCTGGGATGGGGTTGGTGGGAGCAGAGCTCCCCCCGTAGCCACAGAAGGTGGTGCTGaaccttcctgcagctccttccctgctctggaGGAGGACATGGGCTGCGTCTGCCCCGGGAGTGGGAgccacagcagagccctgggcagggTGGGAAGGTTTCAATGGGATCCTGGAGCTgttttcccagaggaaaagggCTGGGATGTTCGTATCAGACTCAGGAATTGTTGCTTTCCAGAGGAAGTAAGCTGGGAAGCACCAGAGGGGTGGTGTTGGCTGTGTCTACACTTGAGTTCGGCCACCCCGTGTCCCACAGGAGTCAGACCTCCAATTTGGGGACATGTGACAGTTTTTGGGAAGGGAAGC encodes:
- the CABP4 gene encoding calcium-binding protein 4, translated to MGSQPLNGIPALKWDPGGKVDFDDFVDLMGPKMLAETADMIGIKELRDAFREFDTNGDGQISMAELREAMRKLLGQQLNHREVDEILKDVDINGDGLVDFEEFVRMMSR